From Blattabacterium cuenoti, a single genomic window includes:
- a CDS encoding pyruvate dehydrogenase complex E1 component subunit beta — MKKKSFREVIAEAMSEEMRRDNTVYLMGEEVAQYNGAYKASKGMLEEFGPKRVIDTPISELGFSGIGVGSAMNGCRPIIEFMTFNFSLVAMDQIINNAAKIRYMSGGQWNIPIVFRGPTGYAGQLGATHSQSFESWYASCPGLKVIIPCNPYDAKGLLKSAIRDNNPVIFMESEQMYGDKMIIPDEEYVIPIGKADLKKEGTDISLVSFGKIMKIALSAAHKLDQENISVEVIDLRTIRPLDYESILFSVKKTNRLVILEESWPFSSIASEISYFIQKKAFDYLDAPINRISLLDTPAPYASNLIQNWFPNENKIINTIKNTLYL, encoded by the coding sequence ATGAAAAAAAAGAGTTTTCGTGAAGTTATAGCAGAAGCAATGAGTGAAGAAATGAGAAGAGATAATACTGTTTATCTCATGGGGGAAGAAGTAGCTCAATATAACGGAGCTTACAAAGCTTCAAAAGGGATGCTAGAAGAATTCGGTCCGAAAAGAGTTATTGATACTCCTATATCGGAATTAGGATTTTCTGGAATTGGAGTAGGCTCTGCTATGAATGGATGTAGACCTATTATTGAATTCATGACATTTAATTTTTCTTTAGTTGCAATGGATCAAATTATTAATAATGCAGCTAAAATACGTTATATGAGTGGAGGTCAATGGAATATTCCCATTGTTTTTAGAGGACCAACCGGTTATGCTGGACAATTAGGAGCTACTCATTCTCAATCTTTTGAAAGCTGGTATGCTAGTTGTCCTGGATTAAAAGTAATTATTCCATGTAATCCTTATGACGCAAAAGGTCTATTAAAATCTGCTATCAGAGATAATAATCCAGTAATTTTTATGGAATCTGAACAAATGTATGGAGATAAAATGATTATTCCAGATGAAGAATATGTGATTCCTATTGGAAAAGCTGATCTAAAAAAAGAAGGAACTGATATTAGTCTAGTTTCTTTTGGAAAAATCATGAAAATAGCTTTAAGTGCAGCACATAAATTAGATCAAGAAAATATAAGTGTAGAAGTTATAGATCTTCGGACTATACGTCCATTAGATTATGAATCCATACTTTTTTCTGTTAAAAAAACCAATCGTTTGGTGATTTTAGAAGAATCATGGCCTTTTTCATCTATTGCTTCTGAAATTTCATATTTTATACAAAAAAAAGCTTTTGATTATCTTGATGCTCCTATTAATAGAATCTCTTTATTAGATACACCTGCTCCTTACGCTTCCAATTTAATACAAAATTGGTTTCCCAATGAAAATAAAATTATTAATACTATAAAAAACACGCTTTATTTATAA
- the rsmA gene encoding 16S rRNA (adenine(1518)-N(6)/adenine(1519)-N(6))-dimethyltransferase RsmA translates to MQIHKLTCKKKFDQHFLKDQNIAKKIVSFLSFENYNTVVEIGPGLGILTKYLLNNPYHHIFLIEIDKELISFLKKNFSISKNQIIHKDFLKWNPEEMNLRNFAIIGNFPYKISSQILFHILKYNHYIPECIGMFQKEVAKRITSYKGKKTYGILSVLVQTFYDVKYLFTVKEKVFFPIPNVQSAVISLKRKKNMIYCNKKMLFKCVKIAFNQRRKKLKNSLQEFNHIPNFYKIPFLNKRAEELSVKEFLQLTKEIEIKK, encoded by the coding sequence ATGCAAATACATAAACTTACTTGTAAGAAAAAATTTGATCAACATTTTTTAAAAGATCAAAATATTGCTAAAAAAATTGTAAGTTTTCTTTCTTTTGAAAATTACAATACAGTAGTTGAAATTGGACCCGGTTTAGGCATTTTAACGAAATATTTATTAAATAATCCATATCATCATATTTTTTTAATAGAAATTGACAAAGAATTAATTTCTTTTTTAAAGAAAAATTTTTCAATTTCCAAAAATCAAATTATTCATAAAGATTTTTTAAAATGGAATCCTGAAGAAATGAACTTACGAAATTTTGCTATTATTGGAAATTTTCCTTATAAAATTTCTTCTCAGATACTATTTCATATATTAAAATATAATCATTATATACCAGAATGTATTGGTATGTTTCAAAAAGAAGTAGCCAAACGGATTACGTCTTATAAGGGTAAAAAAACTTATGGAATTTTATCAGTTTTAGTTCAAACATTTTATGATGTAAAATATCTTTTTACTGTAAAAGAAAAAGTATTTTTTCCTATACCTAATGTACAATCTGCAGTAATTTCTTTAAAAAGAAAAAAAAACATGATTTATTGTAATAAAAAGATGCTGTTTAAATGTGTTAAAATTGCTTTTAATCAAAGAAGAAAAAAGTTAAAAAATTCTTTACAAGAATTCAATCATATTCCAAATTTTTACAAAATTCCATTTTTAAACAAAAGAGCAGAGGAATTATCTGTAAAAGAATTTCTTCAACTAACAAAAGAAATAGAAATTAAAAAATGA
- a CDS encoding dihydrofolate reductase, with the protein MKIILIAAVSKNGFIGKNNQLMWHLPNDLKRFKCLTIGEPILMGRKTFESIGKILPYRKNIILTKNNKNSLHFKNQKNIRIISSVKQIKDLTYKKIFVIGGEKTYTSTIEKAHIIELTLVHQKFDGDAKFPKIDKNKWNKTYEFIYEKDRNHLFNYSFIRFERKK; encoded by the coding sequence ATAAAAATAATTTTAATCGCAGCTGTATCAAAAAATGGATTTATAGGAAAAAACAATCAATTAATGTGGCATTTACCTAATGATTTAAAACGTTTTAAATGTTTAACTATAGGGGAACCCATTTTAATGGGTAGAAAAACTTTTGAGTCGATTGGAAAAATACTTCCGTATAGAAAAAACATTATACTAACAAAAAACAATAAAAATTCTTTACATTTCAAGAATCAAAAGAATATTAGAATTATTTCTTCTGTCAAACAGATTAAAGATTTAACATACAAAAAAATATTCGTAATAGGAGGAGAAAAAACATATACCTCCACAATTGAAAAAGCACATATTATAGAATTAACATTAGTTCATCAAAAATTTGATGGAGACGCTAAATTTCCAAAAATAGATAAAAATAAATGGAACAAAACATATGAATTCATTTATGAAAAAGATAGAAATCATTTATTTAATTACAGTTTTATTAGATTCGAAAGAAAAAAATAA
- the hisIE gene encoding bifunctional phosphoribosyl-AMP cyclohydrolase/phosphoribosyl-ATP diphosphatase HisIE, producing the protein MINFKGRLIPTIIQDSRTDKVLMLGYMNQEAYQKSIEEKKVTFYSRSKKRLWTKGEISKNYLFIKKILIDCDKDTLLIKAKPTGPICHKGSDTCWKEINRNNFLFFLENIISDRIEKKQKNSYIYQLSKKGINRISQKLGEEAIELIIESKDDNKDLFLNESADLLLHYLILLNEKGVEIQDVIKILENRHSKS; encoded by the coding sequence ATGATAAATTTTAAAGGAAGATTGATTCCTACGATTATTCAAGATTCAAGAACAGATAAAGTATTAATGTTAGGTTATATGAATCAAGAAGCTTATCAAAAAAGTATTGAGGAAAAAAAAGTGACTTTTTATAGTAGATCTAAAAAAAGGTTATGGACTAAAGGAGAAATTAGTAAAAATTATCTTTTTATTAAAAAAATATTAATTGATTGTGATAAAGATACATTATTAATTAAGGCAAAACCAACAGGTCCGATTTGTCATAAAGGATCAGATACATGTTGGAAAGAAATCAATCGTAATAATTTTTTATTTTTTTTGGAAAATATTATATCAGACAGAATTGAAAAAAAACAAAAAAATTCTTATATATATCAATTATCAAAAAAAGGTATTAACAGAATATCCCAAAAATTAGGAGAAGAAGCAATAGAACTTATCATTGAATCTAAAGATGATAATAAAGATTTATTTTTAAATGAATCAGCGGATTTACTTTTACATTATCTCATTCTTTTGAATGAAAAAGGGGTCGAAATACAAGACGTTATTAAAATTCTAGAAAATAGACATTCAAAATCTTAA
- a CDS encoding valine--tRNA ligase: protein MDIPIKYDPKLVEKKRYHYWMKENHFSSYPDDRIPYTIIMPPPNVTGVLHIGHMLNNTIQDVLIRYARMKGYNACWIPGADHASIATEAKVVHFLKKRGLSKFFLGRKKFLYYVMEWSKKHKNIIFDQLRKFGCSCDWNRTQFTMNPKLSQSVTKVFIDLYNKGYIYRASHVVNWDPEAQTTLSDEEVIYKEHVGKLYYLKYKIEGEENYVTVATTRPETIFGDTALCFHTNDSRYFHLKGKYAKIPIINRYIPIIGDTCVDPNFGTGCLKITPAHDIHDKNIADKHKLMIINIFNKNGTLNERGLHYQGIDRFQVRKKIIEELNKLKVLEKIEKLNQKIGISERTLSVVEQRLSLQWFLRIKKMSIPAIEAVKNGDIQFFPKKFHKIYFKWMTQIRDWNISRQLWWGHRIPVYYYGKKDNDFVVAENLEIALEKARSKSHNPYLNYNEIWQDSDVLDTWFSSWLLPLSVFDGIHHPDNHEIYYYYPTEEIVTGSDILFFWIARMIMSGFLLKKNKPFKRVYFTGIIRDNQNHKISKSLNNSPNPIDLINKYGADAVRMALMLKNSVGKDFHFEEKICLQGRNFANKIWNAFRLIQSWRVIKNKCVPDYSLLAIKYLKHRFYYVLDLFEKYFREYRLDESLMILYKFFWYDFCSFFLEIIKPIYGKKYIPEMVYSNTIKYFEKILKLLHPYMPFISEEIWNLIKKRKPQEALIISSWPEKKLYDYNVLVLFEKVIEIISNIRNIRNQNRISHKKSLVLFSIRKKEKEEKKYDSIILKLANLDKIIPISKKPENIPFFSFFLDTDQFFLLLDRDKYDSNHTNIDNIENQIQYFHNLLSIIRKNLYNDKYLTSVPKNLLLKERKKENDTLNKIAKLKEYLEYLKKSNK from the coding sequence ATGGATATTCCAATAAAATATGATCCTAAATTAGTAGAGAAAAAAAGATATCATTATTGGATGAAAGAAAACCACTTTTCGTCTTATCCAGATGATCGAATTCCTTATACTATCATTATGCCTCCTCCAAATGTAACTGGAGTTCTTCATATAGGACATATGCTTAATAATACGATACAGGATGTTTTGATTAGATATGCTAGAATGAAAGGATATAATGCATGTTGGATTCCAGGAGCAGATCATGCATCAATTGCAACGGAAGCTAAAGTCGTTCATTTTTTAAAAAAAAGAGGATTATCTAAATTTTTTTTAGGAAGAAAAAAATTTTTGTATTATGTTATGGAATGGTCTAAAAAACATAAAAATATTATTTTTGATCAACTTAGAAAATTTGGATGTTCATGTGATTGGAATCGCACTCAATTTACAATGAATCCGAAATTATCTCAATCTGTAACAAAAGTTTTTATTGATTTGTATAACAAAGGATACATATATAGAGCTTCTCATGTTGTTAATTGGGACCCAGAAGCTCAAACTACTCTTTCTGATGAAGAAGTTATTTATAAGGAGCATGTTGGGAAATTGTATTATTTAAAATATAAAATAGAAGGAGAAGAAAATTATGTAACTGTAGCGACAACTCGTCCTGAAACTATATTTGGAGATACGGCTCTTTGTTTTCATACAAATGATTCCCGTTATTTTCATTTGAAAGGAAAGTATGCTAAAATTCCAATAATTAATAGATATATTCCAATTATAGGGGATACATGTGTAGATCCTAATTTTGGGACAGGGTGTTTAAAAATTACTCCGGCTCATGATATACATGATAAAAATATAGCAGATAAACATAAACTTATGATAATTAACATTTTTAATAAAAATGGAACTTTAAATGAAAGAGGACTTCATTATCAAGGAATAGACCGTTTTCAAGTCAGAAAAAAAATCATAGAAGAACTTAATAAGTTGAAAGTTTTAGAAAAAATAGAAAAATTAAATCAAAAAATAGGTATTTCGGAAAGAACTTTATCAGTGGTAGAACAAAGGTTATCTCTTCAGTGGTTCTTAAGAATAAAAAAAATGTCTATTCCTGCTATAGAAGCTGTAAAAAATGGAGATATTCAATTTTTTCCTAAAAAATTTCATAAAATTTATTTTAAATGGATGACTCAGATTCGTGATTGGAATATATCTAGACAATTATGGTGGGGGCATCGTATTCCAGTTTATTATTATGGTAAAAAAGATAATGATTTTGTGGTAGCAGAAAATTTAGAAATAGCATTAGAAAAAGCCAGAAGTAAAAGTCATAATCCATATTTAAATTATAATGAAATATGGCAGGATTCGGATGTTTTAGATACTTGGTTTTCTTCTTGGTTGTTACCTTTATCTGTGTTTGATGGAATTCATCATCCTGATAATCATGAAATTTATTATTATTATCCTACTGAAGAAATTGTAACAGGTTCAGATATATTATTTTTTTGGATTGCACGCATGATAATGTCTGGTTTTTTATTAAAAAAGAACAAACCCTTTAAAAGGGTTTATTTTACTGGAATTATAAGAGATAATCAAAATCATAAAATATCCAAATCATTGAATAATTCTCCCAATCCTATTGATTTAATTAATAAATACGGAGCAGATGCTGTTCGTATGGCTCTTATGTTAAAAAATAGCGTAGGGAAAGATTTTCATTTTGAAGAAAAAATATGTTTACAAGGTAGAAATTTTGCCAATAAAATATGGAACGCTTTTCGTTTAATTCAAAGTTGGCGAGTAATAAAAAATAAATGTGTTCCTGATTATTCATTACTTGCTATTAAATATTTAAAACATCGTTTTTATTATGTTTTGGATCTTTTTGAAAAATATTTCCGTGAATATAGATTGGATGAATCATTAATGATTTTATATAAATTTTTTTGGTATGATTTTTGTTCTTTTTTTTTAGAAATTATTAAACCTATTTATGGTAAAAAATATATACCGGAAATGGTATATTCAAATACCATTAAGTATTTTGAAAAAATATTGAAATTGTTGCATCCATATATGCCTTTTATTTCAGAAGAAATTTGGAATCTTATTAAAAAAAGAAAACCACAGGAAGCTTTAATTATATCTTCTTGGCCTGAAAAAAAATTGTATGATTATAATGTTTTAGTACTTTTTGAAAAAGTAATTGAAATCATATCTAATATCCGTAATATTAGAAATCAAAATCGTATTTCTCATAAAAAAAGTCTTGTTTTATTTTCTATAAGAAAAAAAGAAAAAGAAGAAAAAAAATATGATTCTATTATACTAAAGTTAGCTAACTTGGATAAAATAATTCCTATTTCAAAAAAACCAGAAAATATACCGTTTTTTTCTTTTTTTTTGGATACAGATCAATTTTTTTTATTGTTAGATCGAGATAAATATGATTCAAATCATACAAATATTGATAATATTGAAAATCAAATTC
- the serS gene encoding serine--tRNA ligase, whose translation MLKTSFIRTNKEKVLLGLEKRNFRKLHLINEILILDEKKKIIQNVLNKILERENFLSKKIGKILYSYHNNDEIKILKEKSSFLKKERKGIIFKLKKINDILEKKLNQIPNIPDKKIKKDSEKNDILFQEGEIHSSIINLLPHWELSKKFCLFDSNLGTKICGSGFTVYVGKGAKLHRSLIQYFLDKNREASYKEYSLPYLVNEKSVYATGQIPDKENQMYFIEKDNLYLIPTGEVPIMNCYKDKIFSDLDLPIKATTYTSCFRREAGSYGLKVRGLNRLHQFDKVEIIQITTSDSSYFSLKEMILHVKNILQSLNLPFRLVQLSGPDLSFSSSITYDFEVYSLAQKKWLEVSSISNCTDFQSNRLHLRYKKSKTGNIELCHTLNGSALAIPRIMAALLENNQTESRINIPKVLIPYTEFDHIK comes from the coding sequence ATGCTTAAAACTTCTTTTATACGAACAAATAAAGAAAAAGTTTTATTGGGATTAGAAAAACGCAATTTTAGAAAATTGCATCTTATAAATGAAATATTAATTTTGGATGAAAAAAAAAAAATCATTCAAAACGTTCTTAATAAAATATTAGAAAGAGAAAATTTTTTATCGAAAAAAATAGGTAAAATTTTATATTCATATCATAATAATGATGAAATAAAAATTTTAAAAGAAAAATCTTCTTTCCTCAAAAAAGAAAGAAAAGGTATTATTTTTAAATTGAAAAAAATTAATGATATTTTAGAAAAAAAATTAAATCAGATCCCTAATATTCCTGATAAAAAAATAAAAAAAGATTCTGAAAAAAATGATATTCTTTTTCAAGAAGGAGAAATTCATTCTTCCATCATAAATCTTTTACCTCATTGGGAGTTATCAAAAAAGTTTTGTTTATTCGATTCAAATTTAGGAACGAAAATATGTGGTTCTGGTTTTACAGTTTATGTAGGAAAAGGAGCAAAGTTACATAGAAGTTTAATTCAATATTTTTTAGATAAAAATAGAGAAGCATCATACAAAGAATATAGTTTACCTTACCTTGTTAATGAAAAATCTGTATATGCTACAGGACAAATTCCGGATAAAGAAAATCAAATGTATTTTATAGAAAAAGATAATTTATATTTGATTCCTACTGGAGAAGTTCCTATTATGAATTGTTATAAAGATAAAATATTTTCAGATTTAGATCTTCCTATTAAAGCTACGACTTATACTTCTTGTTTTAGAAGAGAAGCAGGTTCTTATGGTTTAAAAGTTAGAGGGCTAAATAGATTGCATCAATTTGATAAAGTAGAAATTATTCAAATAACGACATCAGATTCCTCTTATTTTTCTCTAAAAGAAATGATTTTACATGTAAAAAATATTTTACAATCTTTAAATTTACCTTTTCGTCTTGTACAGTTAAGTGGACCAGATCTTAGTTTTTCTTCTTCTATAACTTATGATTTTGAAGTTTATTCTTTAGCACAAAAAAAATGGTTAGAAGTAAGTTCTATATCTAATTGCACTGATTTTCAGTCTAATAGATTACATCTTAGATATAAAAAATCTAAAACAGGAAATATAGAATTATGTCACACTCTTAATGGTAGCGCTTTAGCTATACCGAGAATTATGGCCGCTTTGTTAGAAAATAATCAAACTGAAAGTAGAATTAATATTCCTAAAGTTTTGATTCCTTATACAGAATTTGATCATATTAAGTAA
- the metF gene encoding methylenetetrahydrofolate reductase [NAD(P)H] → MKVIDHIAKAKKSLFSFEILPPLRGCDIKDIFATLDPLMEFCPPFIDVTYHREEFIYVEKDNGLLQRRKISRRPGTVGICAAIMNKYGIDAVPHLICGGFSKQMTENALIDLNFLGIDNVLVLRGDPLKSEKSFFAQKDGHKYAVELVKQVKDLNIGKYLDKTFVEKKKYPLFDFCIGVAGYPEKHLEAPNIESDLFFLKKKIEAGADYIVTQMFFDNKKFFTFVKKCRSEGISVPIIPGIKPISSKKQLNGLPSRFYLNIPNELVKEVEKAKNKKNVFHIGIEWAIHQSKELKNSGVEVIHYYTMDRPENIYKIVQAVY, encoded by the coding sequence ATGAAAGTGATTGATCATATAGCTAAAGCAAAAAAAAGTTTATTTTCTTTCGAAATATTACCCCCTTTAAGAGGGTGTGATATTAAAGATATTTTTGCGACATTAGATCCACTAATGGAATTTTGTCCTCCTTTTATTGATGTCACTTATCATCGTGAAGAATTTATTTATGTAGAAAAAGATAATGGACTTTTGCAGAGAAGAAAAATTTCAAGACGTCCAGGAACTGTTGGTATTTGTGCTGCTATTATGAATAAATATGGAATTGATGCAGTTCCTCATCTAATTTGTGGAGGATTTAGTAAACAAATGACGGAAAATGCTTTAATAGATCTAAATTTTTTAGGAATAGATAACGTTTTAGTTCTTAGAGGGGACCCTCTAAAATCTGAAAAAAGTTTTTTTGCACAAAAAGATGGACATAAATATGCTGTAGAATTAGTCAAACAAGTTAAAGATTTAAATATTGGAAAATATCTCGATAAAACTTTTGTCGAAAAAAAAAAATATCCATTATTTGATTTTTGTATTGGAGTTGCAGGATACCCAGAAAAACATTTAGAAGCTCCAAATATAGAAAGTGACTTATTTTTTTTGAAAAAAAAAATAGAAGCAGGAGCTGATTATATTGTCACTCAAATGTTTTTTGATAATAAAAAATTTTTTACTTTCGTAAAAAAATGTAGATCAGAAGGAATTTCTGTTCCTATTATCCCTGGAATTAAACCAATATCATCCAAAAAGCAATTAAATGGTCTTCCATCTCGTTTTTATTTAAATATTCCTAATGAATTGGTCAAAGAAGTAGAAAAAGCAAAAAATAAAAAAAATGTATTCCATATTGGAATTGAATGGGCTATTCATCAATCTAAAGAATTAAAAAATTCTGGGGTTGAAGTTATTCATTATTATACGATGGATAGACCGGAAAACATTTATAAAATAGTTCAAGCTGTTTATTGA
- a CDS encoding 7-carboxy-7-deazaguanine synthase QueE, which translates to MKKTIYPIKESFYSIQGEGFYYGTAAYFIRFEGCNIKCDWCDTKESWDIKKKDFISVHKIISSINNFQVKTVIITGGEPTMWNLYPLIKELKKRRYRIHIETSGSYPIQEKYIDWITISPKKRKLPLQENYKKINELKIVISNENDLYFAEEQAKYVLSTNCFLFLQPEWKNIFGVLPKIISYVKKNPKWRISLQIHKMLNIS; encoded by the coding sequence ATGAAAAAAACCATTTACCCTATAAAAGAATCATTTTATTCTATTCAAGGTGAAGGTTTTTATTATGGAACCGCTGCTTATTTTATTCGTTTTGAAGGATGTAATATAAAATGTGATTGGTGCGATACTAAAGAAAGTTGGGATATTAAAAAAAAAGATTTTATTTCTGTTCATAAAATTATTTCTAGTATCAATAATTTTCAAGTAAAAACTGTTATAATTACTGGAGGAGAACCCACAATGTGGAATTTGTATCCTTTAATTAAAGAACTTAAAAAAAGAAGATATCGTATCCATATTGAAACTTCAGGTTCTTATCCTATTCAAGAAAAATATATAGATTGGATTACAATTTCTCCCAAAAAGAGAAAATTACCTTTGCAAGAAAACTACAAAAAAATTAATGAATTAAAAATTGTAATTTCAAATGAAAATGATTTATACTTTGCCGAAGAACAAGCTAAATATGTGTTATCTACTAATTGTTTTCTATTTTTACAACCTGAATGGAAAAATATTTTTGGAGTTCTTCCAAAGATAATTTCTTATGTTAAAAAAAATCCTAAATGGAGAATATCACTTCAAATTCATAAGATGTTAAATATTTCTTAA
- a CDS encoding bifunctional nuclease family protein, which yields MDQLIKLSIRGISLSQIQSGIYVLLLEEESGRIKLPIIIESLQAQSIAYALGKRDPSRSFTHDLFLSFAKVFHIRLKAVVIYKLVNGIFFSYILLEGDFIEEEGKKIEKKEHKIDSKTSDAVALAVRFQAPIYTTKEIFDKAGIYFENGFPIDKEKENDNSETETRMENSSILFFKEKSQKDLEKMTEKDLNALLNHAVVNECYELAARIKKELDRRE from the coding sequence ATGGATCAATTAATTAAATTATCTATACGGGGAATTTCTTTAAGTCAAATACAATCTGGCATATATGTATTGTTACTTGAAGAAGAATCTGGAAGAATTAAACTTCCAATTATTATAGAAAGTTTACAAGCTCAATCTATTGCTTATGCTTTAGGAAAAAGAGATCCATCTAGATCTTTTACTCATGATTTATTTCTTTCTTTTGCTAAAGTCTTTCATATTAGATTAAAGGCCGTGGTTATATACAAACTAGTAAATGGAATATTTTTTTCTTATATACTATTGGAAGGTGATTTCATAGAAGAAGAAGGAAAAAAAATAGAAAAAAAAGAACACAAAATTGATTCAAAAACATCAGATGCAGTGGCTTTAGCCGTACGATTCCAGGCTCCTATTTATACAACAAAAGAAATTTTTGATAAAGCTGGTATTTATTTTGAGAATGGTTTTCCTATTGATAAAGAAAAAGAAAATGATAATTCTGAAACTGAAACAAGAATGGAAAATAGTAGTATTCTTTTTTTTAAAGAAAAAAGTCAGAAAGATTTAGAAAAAATGACAGAAAAAGATTTAAATGCTTTATTAAATCATGCAGTTGTTAATGAATGTTATGAACTTGCCGCACGAATAAAAAAAGAATTGGATAGAAGAGAATAA
- the hisF gene encoding imidazole glycerol phosphate synthase subunit HisF: MLTKRIIPCLDIKNGRTVKGINFKDLKDAGDPIQLVIWYTKQGADELIFLDITATNEERKTLISLVKEISRHINIPFTVGGGIKEEKDVELLLNAGADKISINTAAFKNPNLLEDLSKRFGSQCIVLAIDTKYEANEWWVYLNGGRISTHTRTLDWAKEGTSRGAGEVLLTSMNHDGTKNGFALDITRKISENIYTPVIASGGAGKLEDFFTIFNKGKADAALAASIFHYREIEIPKLKCYLNRLDIPIRTEYTNNINPNDKF, from the coding sequence ATGTTAACAAAACGTATTATCCCTTGTTTAGACATAAAAAATGGAAGAACAGTAAAAGGAATAAATTTTAAAGATTTAAAGGATGCAGGTGATCCAATACAATTAGTGATTTGGTATACAAAACAAGGAGCAGATGAATTAATATTTTTGGACATTACAGCTACAAATGAAGAACGTAAAACACTAATTAGTCTAGTAAAAGAAATTTCTCGTCATATCAACATTCCTTTTACGGTTGGTGGAGGAATTAAAGAGGAAAAAGATGTAGAATTATTATTAAATGCAGGAGCAGATAAAATATCGATTAATACTGCTGCTTTTAAAAATCCGAATCTTTTAGAAGATCTATCGAAAAGATTCGGAAGTCAATGTATTGTTTTGGCTATTGATACTAAATATGAAGCAAATGAATGGTGGGTTTATTTAAATGGAGGAAGAATTTCAACTCATACCAGAACTTTAGATTGGGCTAAAGAAGGAACCAGTAGAGGAGCAGGAGAAGTATTATTAACTTCAATGAACCATGATGGAACAAAAAATGGATTTGCATTAGACATCACTAGAAAAATATCCGAAAATATCTATACACCGGTAATTGCTTCAGGTGGAGCCGGAAAATTAGAAGATTTTTTTACAATATTTAATAAAGGAAAAGCTGATGCCGCTTTAGCAGCTAGTATATTTCATTATAGAGAAATAGAAATTCCAAAATTAAAATGTTATTTAAATCGACTAGACATCCCTATAAGAACAGAATATACTAATAATATAAATCCAAATGATAAATTTTAA
- a CDS encoding bifunctional 5,10-methylenetetrahydrofolate dehydrogenase/5,10-methenyltetrahydrofolate cyclohydrolase, translating to MTTKLLDGNLLAKEIKNEISKTIEKKFLNKNKRIPHLGIILTGDNTASITYVNNKIKECQNIGIEYSLKHLPINTSEKKLLEEIQKMNQNSYIDGFIVQFPLEKHINQDKIILSINPKKDVDGFHPENFGKMALNMKAFFPATALGILTLLEKYKIQMSGKYTVIIGRSRIVGRPISILMSRKNYPGNSTVTLTHSNTKNIECYTKKADIVIVAVGIPGFLKGKMIKKGAVVVDVGIHKNEKKILGDVDFCSIYGKASYITPVPGGIGPMTRIMLLKNTLIAALNNRL from the coding sequence ATGACAACCAAATTATTAGATGGAAATCTGTTAGCCAAAGAAATAAAAAACGAAATATCTAAGACAATAGAAAAAAAATTTTTAAATAAAAACAAACGTATTCCTCATCTGGGTATTATTTTGACGGGAGATAACACGGCTAGTATAACATACGTTAACAACAAAATTAAAGAGTGTCAAAATATTGGAATCGAATATTCTTTAAAACACTTACCTATTAACACTTCAGAAAAAAAGTTATTGGAAGAAATACAAAAAATGAATCAAAATTCATATATCGATGGTTTTATTGTCCAATTTCCTTTAGAAAAACATATCAATCAAGACAAAATTATTCTATCTATTAATCCTAAAAAAGATGTAGATGGATTTCATCCTGAAAATTTCGGAAAAATGGCTTTAAACATGAAAGCTTTTTTTCCTGCTACGGCATTAGGAATATTAACTTTATTAGAAAAATATAAAATTCAAATGTCAGGAAAATACACTGTAATAATTGGAAGAAGTAGAATAGTGGGAAGGCCTATTAGCATACTGATGAGCAGAAAAAATTACCCTGGAAATAGTACGGTAACACTTACTCATAGTAATACTAAAAATATAGAATGTTATACAAAAAAAGCTGATATCGTTATAGTAGCGGTAGGAATTCCTGGTTTTCTTAAAGGAAAAATGATTAAAAAAGGAGCTGTGGTTGTAGATGTAGGAATTCATAAAAATGAAAAAAAAATATTAGGAGATGTTGATTTTTGTAGTATTTATGGAAAAGCTTCTTATATTACACCTGTTCCAGGTGGAATAGGGCCAATGACTCGTATTATGTTACTTAAAAACACTTTGATAGCAGCATTAAATAATAGATTATAA